A stretch of Helicobacter pylori oki112 DNA encodes these proteins:
- the rplV gene encoding 50S ribosomal protein L22 — protein sequence MSKALLKFVRLSPTKARLIARQIQGMSAELAIASLEFTPNKAARVLSKVVASAVANGSLDAKSALIVSCRVDAGPVLRRSIPRAKGRATAIRKPTSHVFVEVAEGKEMKSSKSHKKNQAEGK from the coding sequence ATGAGTAAAGCGTTATTAAAATTTGTGCGGTTATCTCCTACTAAAGCCAGATTGATTGCAAGACAGATTCAAGGCATGAGTGCTGAATTAGCGATCGCTAGTTTGGAATTTACGCCCAATAAAGCGGCCAGAGTGCTTTCAAAAGTGGTGGCTTCTGCGGTCGCTAACGGCTCTTTAGACGCTAAGAGTGCTCTGATTGTTTCTTGCAGAGTGGATGCTGGCCCTGTGCTTAGGCGCTCCATTCCAAGGGCTAAAGGCAGGGCCACAGCCATTAGAAAGCCAACATCTCATGTATTCGTAGAAGTAGCAGAAGGGAAAGAAATGAAATCTTCTAAAAGCCATAAAAAAAATCAAGCAGAAGGTAAGTAG
- the rpsS gene encoding 30S ribosomal protein S19, whose amino-acid sequence MSRSIKKGPFIDDHLMKKTLKAKEGKDNRPIKTWSRRSTILPEMIGFTYNVHNGRVFVPVYITENHVGYKLGEFAPTRTFKGHKGSVQKKIGK is encoded by the coding sequence ATGTCTAGGTCAATTAAAAAGGGTCCTTTTATAGACGACCACTTGATGAAAAAAACGCTCAAGGCAAAAGAGGGTAAGGATAACCGCCCGATTAAAACATGGTCTAGAAGAAGCACCATTTTGCCTGAAATGATTGGTTTTACTTATAATGTGCATAACGGAAGGGTTTTTGTCCCTGTGTATATCACAGAAAACCATGTGGGTTATAAGTTAGGGGAATTCGCTCCTACAAGAACTTTTAAAGGGCACAAAGGTAGTGTCCAAAAAAAGATTGGCAAGTAA
- the rplB gene encoding 50S ribosomal protein L2: MAIKTYKPYTPSRRFMSVLDSKDITAKSSVKGLLTKLKATAGRNNNGRITSRHKERGAKKLYRIIDFKRNKYNIEGKVAAIEYDPYRNARIALVVYPDGDKRYILQPSGLKVGDSVIAAEGGLDIKVGFAMKLKNIPIGTVVHNIEMHPGAGGQLARSAGMSAQIMGRENKYTIVRMPSSEMRYILSECMASVGVVGNEDFINVYIGKAGRNRHRGIRPQTRGSAMNPVDHPHGGGEGKTGTSGHPVSPWGTPAKGYKTRKKKASDKLIISRKKHK, from the coding sequence ATGGCGATTAAAACTTATAAGCCCTACACCCCAAGCAGACGCTTCATGTCGGTGTTGGATTCTAAAGACATTACCGCAAAAAGCAGTGTCAAAGGCTTACTCACTAAGCTTAAAGCAACAGCAGGGAGAAACAATAACGGGCGCATCACCAGCCGCCACAAAGAGAGAGGGGCTAAAAAACTCTACCGCATTATTGATTTCAAACGCAACAAATACAATATTGAAGGGAAAGTGGCTGCGATTGAGTATGATCCTTACAGAAACGCACGCATCGCTCTTGTAGTCTATCCTGATGGGGACAAACGCTACATTTTACAGCCAAGCGGCTTGAAAGTAGGCGATAGCGTTATCGCTGCTGAAGGCGGTTTGGATATTAAAGTGGGCTTTGCGATGAAGTTAAAAAATATCCCTATAGGAACGGTGGTGCATAATATTGAAATGCATCCGGGGGCTGGCGGGCAATTAGCCAGAAGCGCTGGGATGAGTGCTCAGATCATGGGTAGGGAAAATAAATACACCATTGTTAGGATGCCAAGCTCTGAAATGCGCTACATTTTAAGCGAATGCATGGCGAGTGTTGGCGTGGTAGGGAATGAGGATTTTATCAATGTCTATATCGGTAAGGCAGGGCGTAACCGCCACAGAGGGATCCGCCCGCAAACTCGTGGTAGCGCGATGAACCCAGTGGATCACCCGCATGGTGGGGGTGAGGGTAAAACAGGGACAAGCGGTCATCCTGTATCGCCTTGGGGCACTCCGGCTAAGGGCTATAAAACGAGAAAGAAAAAAGCTAGCGACAAGCTCATCATTTCCAGAAAGAAACATAAATAA
- a CDS encoding 50S ribosomal protein L23, whose protein sequence is MADIMDIKSILYTEKSLGLQEKGVLVVQTAQNVTKNQLKEVFKTYFGFEPLKINSLKQEGKVKRFRGKLGQRKSFKKFYVKVPEGASIAALGA, encoded by the coding sequence ATGGCAGACATCATGGATATAAAGTCAATTCTTTACACTGAAAAGTCATTAGGATTGCAAGAAAAAGGCGTTTTAGTGGTCCAAACGGCTCAAAATGTAACCAAAAACCAGCTCAAAGAAGTGTTTAAAACTTACTTTGGCTTTGAGCCTTTGAAAATCAATTCTTTGAAACAAGAGGGTAAGGTGAAACGCTTTAGAGGGAAGCTTGGACAAAGAAAGTCGTTTAAGAAATTTTATGTGAAAGTTCCAGAGGGCGCTAGCATTGCCGCCCTTGGCGCGTAA
- the rplD gene encoding 50S ribosomal protein L4 — MSKAIVLDSHLKEKGSVELPKRYEGINSHNLYLYVKHYLSSARANTAKSKNRAEVSGGGRKPWAQKGGGRARAGSITSPVFVGGGVSHGATNNRNYNLKINKKQKRLALEYALEEKAQANKLFVVEKIAIKGVVEDNKRKHLTKEANQMFQALEQRDTLFVCMNMDEYTELAFSNLKKCLIIDVSELNAYLLAAFSSVVMEEAAFQHVVQDKTEE, encoded by the coding sequence ATGAGTAAGGCCATCGTTTTAGACAGCCATTTGAAAGAAAAGGGTAGCGTGGAGTTACCTAAAAGATATGAGGGTATCAACAGCCATAATCTCTATCTTTATGTGAAACATTATTTATCTTCTGCGCGCGCTAATACCGCTAAAAGTAAAAACCGCGCTGAAGTGAGCGGGGGCGGTAGGAAGCCTTGGGCGCAAAAAGGGGGCGGAAGGGCTAGAGCAGGGAGCATCACTTCGCCTGTATTTGTGGGTGGGGGTGTCTCTCATGGGGCCACTAACAACCGCAACTACAACCTTAAAATCAATAAAAAACAAAAACGCCTGGCTTTAGAATACGCTTTAGAAGAAAAAGCACAAGCGAACAAGCTTTTTGTGGTGGAAAAAATCGCTATAAAAGGCGTGGTTGAAGACAATAAAAGGAAGCATTTGACTAAAGAAGCCAACCAAATGTTCCAGGCTTTAGAGCAACGAGACACTTTGTTTGTGTGCATGAACATGGACGAATACACTGAGTTAGCCTTTAGTAACCTTAAAAAATGCCTCATTATTGATGTGAGCGAGTTGAACGCTTATCTTTTAGCGGCGTTTAGCTCTGTTGTGATGGAAGAAGCAGCGTTTCAGCATGTGGTGCAAGATAAGACAGAGGAGTAA
- the rplC gene encoding 50S ribosomal protein L3, producing the protein MEFLVQKIGMSRTIDANSTPVTLLKVLQAKVCQLENGKALVAYAMHKKHNKAIEGQQKKYQLSKEFNHFATLKASQQKELGDLDLSALETLKRVKASFKTKGRGFAGVMKRWNFQGGPAAHGSRFHRRPGSIGNREWPGRVQKGRKMAGHYGNELVTCQNEVLSFDKESMVLVLKGSVAGFSGAYGRIRAV; encoded by the coding sequence ATGGAATTTTTAGTTCAAAAGATAGGCATGAGCCGCACCATTGACGCTAACAGCACGCCTGTAACCTTGCTTAAAGTCTTGCAAGCGAAAGTGTGCCAGCTAGAAAACGGGAAAGCTTTAGTGGCCTATGCGATGCATAAAAAACACAATAAGGCGATTGAAGGCCAGCAAAAGAAATACCAGCTCAGTAAAGAGTTTAACCATTTCGCTACCTTAAAAGCTTCCCAACAAAAAGAGTTGGGCGATTTGGATTTGAGCGCTTTAGAAACGCTCAAAAGGGTTAAAGCGAGCTTTAAAACTAAAGGGAGAGGCTTTGCGGGGGTGATGAAGCGTTGGAATTTCCAAGGCGGGCCTGCCGCTCATGGGAGTCGTTTCCATCGCCGCCCTGGTTCTATTGGTAACAGAGAATGGCCAGGAAGAGTGCAAAAGGGTAGGAAAATGGCAGGGCATTATGGCAATGAGCTAGTTACTTGCCAAAACGAGGTGCTCTCTTTTGATAAAGAAAGTATGGTGTTAGTGCTAAAGGGTTCAGTGGCCGGCTTTTCTGGGGCTTATGGACGCATTAGAGCGGTATAA
- the rpsJ gene encoding 30S ribosomal protein S10: protein MEKIRLKLKAYDHRVLDRSVVAIVEAVKRSGSEIRGPIPLPTKNKRYTVLRSPHVNKDSREQFEIRVYSRLIDIISATPETVDSLMKLDLAPEVDVEVTSMETK from the coding sequence ATGGAAAAAATCAGGTTGAAGCTCAAAGCTTATGACCATAGAGTGTTGGATCGCTCTGTTGTGGCTATCGTGGAAGCCGTAAAGCGCTCAGGTTCTGAAATTAGAGGGCCTATCCCTTTACCGACTAAGAATAAGCGTTACACCGTTTTGCGCTCCCCGCATGTCAATAAGGATTCAAGAGAGCAGTTTGAGATTAGGGTTTATAGCCGGTTGATTGATATTATCTCGGCCACCCCAGAAACCGTGGATAGCTTGATGAAGTTGGATTTGGCTCCTGAAGTGGATGTAGAAGTAACTTCTATGGAAACGAAGTAG
- a CDS encoding ATP-binding protein, which translates to MPLSCLHPFGPFETPKEPTLNNPLLKAPSSDKICLLGPMKSGKTTFALKLAKDFKNPVYINYNDMRLNKNILSSWLLKWHLEKKMDLLILDHIERLDFSLPKLSKIVLIPNCLSPITTPDCSLCYALGLSFKEYTSFFKPNTPKNTLFNRFLRDGNALDSLFTENEKEKILKKQENIKLIFQAYAPLMAKICSYQSKFVSAFYLYTQLKKELKISKDTLYKLLHALEKQRILFLVPSFENHKTKLYLCDFALPYSLTPSPSLLSVFENMVFLELCKQFPNHELYSHDNGIFILHKNATNKLAIIAHAFPTPHFLEKQLSWCHKHGFLKIVIVSINAPTPTNNTPYKHLNFIDFSLDIQSILV; encoded by the coding sequence ATGCCCCTTTCTTGCTTGCACCCTTTTGGGCCTTTTGAAACCCCTAAAGAGCCGACCTTAAACAACCCGCTTTTAAAGGCGCCTTCAAGCGATAAAATCTGTCTTTTAGGGCCGATGAAATCCGGTAAAACCACTTTCGCCCTCAAACTAGCGAAGGATTTTAAAAACCCTGTGTATATCAATTACAACGACATGCGTTTGAATAAAAATATCCTAAGCTCATGGCTTTTAAAATGGCATTTGGAAAAGAAAATGGATTTGCTCATTTTAGATCATATTGAGCGCTTGGATTTCAGCCTGCCAAAGCTTTCTAAAATCGTTCTTATCCCTAATTGTTTAAGCCCCATAACAACGCCAGATTGTAGCTTATGCTATGCGTTAGGGTTGAGTTTTAAAGAATACACCAGCTTTTTCAAGCCCAACACCCCTAAAAACACCCTGTTTAACCGCTTTTTAAGAGACGGCAACGCTTTAGATTCGCTTTTTACAGAAAACGAGAAAGAAAAAATCCTAAAAAAACAAGAAAATATCAAATTAATCTTTCAAGCTTACGCCCCCTTAATGGCTAAAATCTGCTCGTATCAGTCTAAGTTTGTGAGCGCTTTTTATCTTTATACGCAACTCAAAAAAGAGCTTAAGATCTCTAAAGACACCCTTTATAAATTGTTACACGCGCTAGAAAAACAACGCATCCTTTTTTTAGTCCCCAGTTTTGAAAACCATAAAACTAAATTGTATCTGTGCGATTTTGCCTTGCCTTATAGCCTAACTCCTAGCCCTTCGCTTTTAAGCGTTTTTGAAAACATGGTTTTTTTAGAGCTTTGCAAGCAATTCCCAAATCATGAGCTTTACTCCCATGATAACGGGATTTTTATCTTGCACAAAAACGCCACCAACAAGCTCGCCATCATCGCCCACGCTTTCCCCACGCCCCATTTTTTAGAAAAACAGCTTTCATGGTGCCATAAACATGGGTTTTTAAAAATTGTAATCGTTTCTATCAACGCCCCCACTCCAACAAACAATACCCCCTACAAACACCTTAATTTCATTGATTTTTCTTTGGATATTCAATCTATTTTGGTATAA
- a CDS encoding ribonuclease HII yields the protein MTLGIDEAGRGCLAGSLFVAGVVCSEKTALEFLKMGLKDSKKLSPKKRFFLEDKIKTHDEVKFFVVKKSANEIDNLGLGACLRLAVQEILENGRSLANGIKIDGNTAFGLNKRYPNIQTIIKGDEKIAQIAMASVLAKAFKDREMRQLHALFKEYGWDKNCGYGTKQHIEAMIKLGATPFHRHSFTLKNHIFNPKLLDVEQRLI from the coding sequence ATGACTCTAGGCATTGATGAGGCGGGGAGGGGGTGTTTGGCCGGGTCGCTTTTTGTGGCTGGGGTGGTGTGCAGTGAAAAAACAGCCTTAGAGTTTTTGAAAATGGGTCTTAAGGACAGCAAGAAGCTCAGCCCAAAAAAACGCTTTTTCTTGGAAGATAAAATCAAAACGCATGATGAGGTGAAGTTTTTCGTGGTTAAAAAAAGCGCGAATGAAATTGATAACTTGGGTTTAGGGGCGTGTTTGAGACTCGCTGTGCAAGAAATTTTAGAAAATGGTCGCTCTTTAGCTAATGGAATAAAAATAGATGGCAACACGGCGTTTGGCTTGAATAAACGCTACCCCAATATACAAACCATCATCAAGGGCGATGAAAAGATCGCTCAAATCGCTATGGCGTCTGTTTTGGCGAAAGCCTTTAAGGACAGAGAAATGCGGCAATTGCACGCTTTGTTTAAGGAATACGGCTGGGACAAGAATTGCGGGTATGGGACTAAACAGCATATAGAAGCGATGATTAAGCTAGGGGCTACGCCTTTTCATCGGCATAGCTTCACGCTTAAAAACCACATCTTCAATCCCAAACTCTTAGATGTGGAACAACGCCTTATTTAA
- a CDS encoding SIR2 family protein, with protein sequence MAKVKDQDYKKWAREIASGGAVVFFGAGFSAGATGFDGELPLGNQLRDKLGEFCGFERKYYETKDLKDVAEHCLLEKSRQEIVEKLKDIFAVKQPKDEQKVVVGWPWKSIYTTNYDDLIYCAGKQVGKNIDILTLESMLPSESRNFCLHINGCVDRLEPKHLDNSFKLSHSSYVNGDVFANSSEWENKFRKDLQYSALVVFMGYSLADMPIERILFMEMGNMRGEVIFVVADSKKYDEDPIGDKKFERYGKLLRIGVESFANKILECWPQDTNLGFNYLEKIIISNSLDVNIRDNDLKLFFEQGKFKDGWLQNEVLGYLKNGHQIRKSFLGKGFTLGDKITERVKDKNILKNPIQSDYVPKLIPRKEEIDEAQRELARDSVGILGVFGELGSGKTIFLRQLAIVLVESSNSVYFVRHGDFISQKEEIDTLLRQLKDRDEKAYIFIDSYLNQPEISRYIAKKVKETRCVKLILATRAVDWHGDEDYKVIQGDSLIEIGQLSDWDLGVFAQIISYLGLWSRDLSGESFRRQKGYLQRNCNAEMMLILLDIFNSQHIHNKLNENLEDILKEKQIKKILFVVCFLRVANITSGDIALLAHLLGDDGLGKFKSQYIKQFRALNLWNDGDFGSSILALFVLHRMFSYDEITRYAFEILKRARNTKKNYQFNQEHRVYLKLLNYRTMSRVFGKEKDSDKDKKFRFLRSYYDDAKREISSLAEDPQFWLQYAMCHMPIGKFKEAQDYLNQAYGKAKQKNRLYNVDYIDNQQARLYIYQGTNAEDKEDAFRFFKQAVELLGERRKEDEYKYSIIESFWEFLEKHFLLFEKNKQEVIQKVLADHHEKFCSFCGQGSWYKQKVIRGCEKVFEKYLPNLEKPNLSKNLSSK encoded by the coding sequence ATGGCTAAGGTCAAGGATCAAGATTATAAAAAGTGGGCAAGAGAAATTGCGAGTGGGGGTGCTGTAGTGTTTTTTGGGGCTGGCTTTTCAGCTGGCGCTACAGGGTTTGATGGTGAATTGCCCTTAGGTAATCAGCTAAGAGATAAATTAGGTGAATTTTGTGGATTTGAAAGGAAGTATTATGAGACAAAAGATCTGAAAGATGTGGCTGAACATTGCCTACTTGAGAAATCTCGTCAAGAAATTGTTGAAAAACTAAAGGATATTTTTGCAGTTAAGCAACCAAAAGATGAACAAAAAGTTGTTGTAGGATGGCCATGGAAGAGCATTTACACGACAAATTACGATGACTTGATTTATTGTGCTGGCAAGCAAGTTGGTAAAAATATTGATATTTTAACGCTTGAAAGTATGTTGCCAAGTGAATCTAGAAATTTTTGTTTGCATATTAATGGCTGTGTGGATAGATTAGAACCAAAACATTTAGATAACTCCTTCAAATTGAGTCATTCTTCTTATGTTAATGGTGATGTTTTTGCAAATTCTTCGGAGTGGGAAAATAAGTTTAGAAAAGATCTGCAATATTCTGCTTTGGTGGTGTTTATGGGGTATTCTCTAGCAGATATGCCTATTGAGAGAATCTTATTTATGGAAATGGGAAATATGCGAGGGGAAGTTATTTTTGTGGTTGCAGATTCTAAAAAATACGATGAAGATCCTATAGGTGATAAAAAATTTGAAAGGTATGGGAAATTGCTTAGGATTGGTGTGGAATCTTTTGCAAACAAAATTCTAGAATGTTGGCCACAGGATACTAATTTAGGTTTTAACTATTTGGAAAAAATAATCATTTCTAATTCGTTGGATGTCAATATTAGAGACAATGACCTAAAATTATTTTTTGAGCAAGGTAAGTTTAAAGATGGATGGTTACAAAATGAAGTTTTGGGGTATTTAAAAAATGGGCATCAGATTAGAAAAAGTTTTTTAGGTAAGGGATTCACTCTAGGAGATAAGATAACAGAAAGGGTAAAGGATAAAAATATCTTGAAAAATCCTATTCAGTCAGATTATGTTCCTAAACTAATTCCTAGAAAAGAAGAAATTGATGAAGCTCAACGCGAATTAGCACGAGATAGCGTAGGGATTTTAGGGGTGTTTGGCGAATTAGGGAGTGGGAAAACGATATTTTTAAGACAATTAGCAATAGTGCTTGTTGAAAGTAGCAACTCAGTATATTTTGTTAGGCATGGGGATTTTATCTCTCAAAAAGAAGAAATAGATACCCTACTAAGACAACTCAAAGATAGAGATGAGAAGGCTTATATTTTTATAGATTCTTATCTGAATCAGCCAGAGATTTCTCGATATATCGCCAAGAAGGTTAAAGAAACTCGTTGTGTCAAATTGATATTGGCAACAAGAGCTGTTGATTGGCATGGCGATGAGGACTACAAGGTTATTCAAGGAGATTCCCTAATAGAAATAGGACAGCTAAGCGATTGGGATCTAGGTGTTTTTGCACAGATTATTAGTTATCTTGGTTTGTGGTCGAGAGATTTGAGTGGAGAATCTTTTAGAAGACAAAAAGGGTATCTTCAAAGAAATTGCAATGCTGAAATGATGCTTATTTTATTGGATATTTTTAATTCTCAACATATTCACAACAAGCTAAATGAAAATTTGGAAGATATTTTAAAAGAGAAACAAATAAAAAAGATATTGTTTGTTGTTTGTTTCTTGCGTGTAGCGAACATTACTAGTGGAGATATTGCGCTTTTGGCACATTTATTAGGAGATGATGGATTAGGAAAATTTAAGTCGCAATACATCAAACAATTTAGGGCTTTAAATTTATGGAATGATGGCGATTTTGGTTCTAGTATTCTAGCTTTGTTTGTCTTGCACCGCATGTTTTCGTATGATGAGATCACAAGGTATGCTTTTGAGATATTAAAAAGAGCAAGGAATACAAAGAAAAATTACCAATTCAATCAAGAACATAGAGTCTATCTTAAATTATTGAATTATCGCACTATGAGTCGTGTATTTGGTAAAGAAAAAGATAGCGATAAAGATAAGAAATTTAGATTTTTGCGTAGCTATTATGATGATGCTAAAAGAGAGATTTCAAGTCTTGCGGAGGATCCTCAGTTTTGGTTGCAATATGCAATGTGCCATATGCCAATAGGCAAGTTTAAAGAGGCACAAGACTATTTGAATCAAGCATATGGTAAGGCGAAGCAAAAAAATAGGCTCTATAATGTGGATTATATTGATAATCAGCAAGCTCGCTTATACATCTATCAAGGAACTAATGCTGAAGACAAAGAGGATGCGTTTAGGTTTTTCAAACAAGCTGTTGAGTTACTAGGAGAGCGTAGAAAAGAAGATGAATATAAATACAGCATTATTGAAAGTTTTTGGGAATTTTTAGAAAAACATTTTTTGCTTTTTGAAAAAAATAAGCAAGAAGTTATTCAGAAAGTTTTGGCGGATCATCATGAAAAGTTTTGTAGTTTTTGTGGGCAAGGTTCATGGTATAAACAAAAAGTTATTAGGGGGTGCGAGAAAGTATTTGAAAAGTATTTGCCTAATCTTGAAAAACCTAATCTCTCAAAAAATTTATCAAGCAAATGA
- the fumC gene encoding class II fumarate hydratase has protein sequence MQFRIEHDTMGEIKVDDSQYWGAQTQRSLENFKIGTEKMPKELIGAFAKLKRSLAVVNHKLGKLSLEKSQAIIKACDCILKGELCGEFPLAIWQTGSGTQTNMNLNEVIANKATEILGGNFREKKLIHPNDDVNMSQSSNDTFPTAMHIVSVLEITHKLLPSLENLLKTFKDKSQQFKEIVKIGRTHLQDATPLTLGQEFSGYASMLEHSKQQILESLEHLRELAIGGTAVGTGLNAHKELSQKVAEELSQFSGVKFISAPNKFHALTSHDAIAYTHGAFKALAANLMKIANDIRWLASGPRCGLGELNIPENEPGSSIMPGKVNPTQCEAMTMVAVQVMGNDTAIGIAASQGNFELNVFKPVIIYNFLQSLRLLSDSMESFNTHCASGIEPNKEKIDYYLHHSLMLVTALNPHVGYENAAKIAKNAHKKGISLKESAVELKLLSAEDFDKFVVPEKMIGPKA, from the coding sequence ATGCAATTTAGAATCGAACATGACACGATGGGCGAAATCAAAGTAGATGATAGCCAATACTGGGGGGCTCAAACGCAACGCAGTCTTGAAAACTTTAAGATCGGCACTGAAAAAATGCCTAAAGAACTCATTGGCGCGTTTGCCAAACTCAAAAGGAGTCTGGCGGTTGTCAATCACAAGTTAGGGAAATTAAGCTTGGAAAAATCCCAAGCCATTATCAAGGCGTGCGATTGCATTTTAAAGGGTGAGCTGTGCGGCGAGTTTCCCCTAGCGATATGGCAAACAGGGAGCGGGACTCAAACGAATATGAATCTCAATGAAGTCATTGCTAATAAGGCTACAGAAATTTTAGGGGGTAATTTCAGGGAGAAAAAACTCATCCACCCTAACGATGATGTGAACATGTCTCAAAGCTCCAACGACACTTTCCCTACCGCAATGCACATTGTGAGCGTGCTAGAAATCACGCATAAGTTACTGCCCAGTTTAGAGAATTTGTTAAAGACCTTTAAAGACAAAAGCCAACAATTTAAAGAGATTGTCAAAATCGGGCGCACGCATTTGCAAGACGCTACGCCTTTAACTTTGGGGCAAGAATTTAGCGGTTATGCGAGCATGTTAGAGCATTCTAAACAACAAATTTTAGAGAGTTTGGAACATTTAAGAGAATTAGCCATAGGCGGGACGGCCGTAGGCACAGGGCTAAACGCTCATAAAGAATTGAGCCAAAAAGTGGCTGAAGAATTGAGCCAGTTTAGCGGCGTGAAATTCATTTCTGCGCCCAATAAATTCCATGCGCTCACTAGCCATGACGCTATCGCTTATACGCATGGGGCTTTTAAGGCTTTAGCGGCGAATTTAATGAAGATCGCTAACGATATTAGATGGCTTGCGAGCGGGCCACGCTGTGGTCTGGGCGAGCTTAATATCCCTGAAAACGAGCCGGGCAGTTCTATTATGCCCGGTAAAGTCAATCCCACGCAATGCGAAGCGATGACCATGGTGGCCGTGCAAGTGATGGGGAATGATACCGCTATTGGCATTGCGGCCAGTCAGGGTAATTTTGAATTGAATGTGTTTAAACCGGTAATCATTTATAATTTCTTGCAAAGTTTGAGGCTCTTAAGCGATAGCATGGAAAGTTTTAATACCCATTGCGCGAGCGGCATTGAGCCTAATAAAGAAAAGATTGATTATTACTTACACCATTCTTTAATGCTAGTAACCGCCCTAAACCCGCATGTAGGCTATGAAAACGCCGCTAAAATCGCTAAAAACGCCCACAAAAAAGGCATTTCTTTAAAAGAAAGCGCAGTGGAATTGAAGCTCTTGAGCGCTGAAGATTTTGACAAATTCGTAGTTCCTGAAAAGATGATCGGGCCTAAGGCTTGA
- the crdA gene encoding copper resistance determinant CrdA, translating into MKKLAALFLVSVLGVMSLNAWEQTLKANDLEVKIKSVGNPIKGDNTFVLSPTLKGKALEKAIVRVQFMMPEMPGMPAMKEMAQVSEKNGLYEAKTNLSMNGTWQVRVDIKSKEGQVYRAKTSLDL; encoded by the coding sequence ATGAAAAAGTTAGCCGCTTTATTTTTAGTAAGCGTGTTGGGGGTTATGAGTTTGAACGCATGGGAGCAAACCCTAAAAGCCAACGACTTAGAAGTGAAAATCAAATCCGTGGGTAACCCCATTAAAGGCGATAACACTTTTGTGCTTAGCCCCACTTTAAAAGGTAAGGCTTTAGAAAAAGCTATCGTTAGGGTGCAGTTTATGATGCCTGAAATGCCCGGCATGCCAGCGATGAAAGAAATGGCGCAAGTGAGTGAAAAAAACGGCCTTTATGAAGCGAAAACCAATCTTTCTATGAATGGGACATGGCAGGTTAGGGTGGATATTAAATCTAAAGAGGGCCAAGTTTATCGCGCTAAAACAAGCCTGGATTTATAA